The following nucleotide sequence is from bacterium.
ATCTCAACCTGAAATACATCGTGAACACGCACGGCCATTTCGACCACACATTCAACAACAGGTATTTCAAGAACGAATTTCCGGAGGCGATGCTGTTGATCCATCGGGCGGACGAGCACATGCTGCGGGCGCAGACCGCGATGGCTGCGATGTTCCAGTTCGACGCGGAATCGTCTCCCGCGCCGGATGACTACCTGGCCGAGGGCGGTGTCTTATATCTCGGCGCGCACCAATTCGAAATCCTGGAAGTGCCCGGCCATTCGCAAGGGAGCGTCGCGATTGTGTGCGGCGAGGACGCGGTGGTCGGCGATGCGCTCTTTGCGGGAAGCATCGGGCGCACCGACCTGCCCGGGGGAGACACCGAAACGCTATTGGCTTCGATTCGCGGCAAGCTCTTGACTCTTCCCGACGGCACGCGCATCCACCCCGGTCACGGGCCGGCGACGACGGTATTGCGCGAGCGGATATCCAACCCGTATCTGATTTAGGCGCGGCGATTTCCCGCCGAGCGGTATTGGTTTATGCGGCGGCACTGCCGCAACAAGGAGCCGAAATGTCATTCGACGCAAAGAATCACGAAAACAGAAAAACCGAATACGAAATAGGCGGGTTTTTTCTGGAGCGCTGGTCGCCGCGGGCTTTCGCTGACGAGAAATTGCCGGAAAGCGAGCTTTTCGCGATGTTCGAGGCGGCGCGGTTCGCGCCGTCTTCAAGCAACGAGCAGCCGTGGCGGTTCGTATACGCCTTGCGCGGTTCCGGCGTTTTCGATTCGTTCGGCGAAATACTCTCGGAGGGCAACTGGCGCTGGGCAAGGAACGCGGCAGCCCTGCTCGTCGTGTG
It contains:
- a CDS encoding MBL fold metallo-hydrolase, which translates into the protein MPLSLECATCGPLGNNVYLWFDRASSEAMLIDPGIDSDALAAEIRKKNLNLKYIVNTHGHFDHTFNNRYFKNEFPEAMLLIHRADEHMLRAQTAMAAMFQFDAESSPAPDDYLAEGGVLYLGAHQFEILEVPGHSQGSVAIVCGEDAVVGDALFAGSIGRTDLPGGDTETLLASIRGKLLTLPDGTRIHPGHGPATTVLRERISNPYLI